From the uncultured Methanobrevibacter sp. genome, the window ACGTCAGAATTTTGGTGGTACTGGATTTAGTGTATTTACAGCTGCTTTAATTTTATCTGTTATGATATTGCCAACAATTATATCTGTGTCTCAAGATGCAATTAAAGCAGTTCCTAGCGAGTATAAAGAAGCAGCATTAGGTTTGGGATCTACTAATTGGCAAACAATTCGCCATATAATTGTTCCATCTGCATTACCTGGGATAATTACTGCAATTATTCTTGGTATCGGAAGGGCAATTGGTGAAACTTTAGCAGTGATTATGGTGGCAGGTAATGTTGCTCAAATTCCTGGATCAATATTTGCTCCAGTTAGAACACTTACAACAAATATTGCATTAGAAATGGGTTATGCTACTGGTTTACATTATAATGCATTGTTTGGTACTGCTGTTGTATTGTTTATTATAATTGCAGCTTTATTGTTAGTGGCAAATTATGTTCAAAATAAATATGGTATTGGTGCGGAGGGGATTGAATGAAGAGTTTTTGCTCTCCTAAAACTTCTCAGAAAATAATGAATGGTGTATTTGTATTATCTGGTATTGTTACATTATTTATATTGATTATTATATTGGGATATATTCTTATTAAAGGAATTCCAGTTATTAACTTTGAGTTTTTATTCTCAAGTCCAATTGATGCTGGAAGAGAAGGTGGAATATTCCCTATGATTATCTCAAGTATATATGTTGTATTTATTGCTGCAATAATAGCTACTCCATTAGGTGTTGGTGCAGCTA encodes:
- the pstC gene encoding phosphate ABC transporter permease subunit PstC, whose translation is METKNFSEFLIEKGLFITAIFSILVIFIILAFIVSEAIPAFQDYGFFQFLTGSNWAPNEGQFGVFPMIVGSIFVTLLSLVIAVPLSLLCAIFMEEIAPDKIKLILKPVIQTLSGIPSVVYGFFGLTVLVPIVRQNFGGTGFSVFTAALILSVMILPTIISVSQDAIKAVPSEYKEAALGLGSTNWQTIRHIIVPSALPGIITAIILGIGRAIGETLAVIMVAGNVAQIPGSIFAPVRTLTTNIALEMGYATGLHYNALFGTAVVLFIIIAALLLVANYVQNKYGIGAEGIE